In Candidatus Binatus sp., the sequence GGATCGTCAGCATATCGCGCGAATGGATCTCGCCGAGATACTCGATCAGATTGCGCATCGAGACGACCGCGGTCGGCCGGCCGTCGTCATCGACCAGCGGGATGTGGCGGAAACCTTCGAGCACCATCTTGCTGAGCGCGAAAGCGACGTTGGCGTCGGCGGGCAGCGTGAACGGATCGCGGGTCATCGAGGCGGTAATCGGCGTGCGTTCAAGGTCGATCGAGTGGCCGACGACTTTCATCAAGACGTCGCGCTCGGTGAAGATGCCGGCGAGCGCGCCGTGCTCCTCGATCAACACGCAGGCGCGGCGCTCCCGCTGCATCAGGGCGATGGCTTCGCCGAGGGTGGCTGAGGCGTTTACGATCAACGCCGGCTGTGACACCACTTCGCTGAGCGTGGTATTGGCGAGCACGGACTCGAGGTCCTTCGGGCCGGGATGCTCGTCGTCCAACAGTGATTCGCGTACGTCTTCGTCGCTGGGCATCGTGGGTGGTCTCCCGTGTCGACGTTCGGTCGAAAGAAAAGCCTACGGTGTTTCCGGATTTAGGGCAAAGGTCGCGAGCGCATCGCGCGTGCTTCGGAGGCGTTATCGCACGAGGGTGAGAGCGTCATTGGCAAAAACTGCGGCAAGGTGAAGGATTGGCCGCGATTGAAGGAGTTACGATGGCTTC encodes:
- a CDS encoding cyclic nucleotide-binding/CBS domain-containing protein — its product is MPSDEDVRESLLDDEHPGPKDLESVLANTTLSEVVSQPALIVNASATLGEAIALMQRERRACVLIEEHGALAGIFTERDVLMKVVGHSIDLERTPITASMTRDPFTLPADANVAFALSKMVLEGFRHIPLVDDDGRPTAVVSMRNLIEYLGEIHSRDMLTIPPEPHQARSRSREGA